Within Amycolatopsis sp. cg5, the genomic segment TCGACCTGCTCGTGATCGGCGGCGGCGTGACCGGCGCCGGGATCGCCTTGGACGCGGCTTCGCGCGGCCTGTCCGTGGCGTTGCTCGAAGCGCACGACCTGGCTTTCGGGACGTCGCGGTTCTCCAGCAAGCTCGTGCACGGCGGGCTGCGGTATCTGGCCAAGGGCGAGTTCGCGCTCGCGCAGGAGAGCGCGATCGAGCGCGGGATCATGATGACGCGCACGGCGCCGCACCTCACCCGCGCGATGCCGCAGCTGTTTCCCTTGTACGCCAGCATGTCCCCGTTCCAGCGGCGGCTGACCTCGGTCGGCCTGCACGCGGGCGATGTACTCCGGCGCGTCGCCAGGACGCCGTCCTGGGTGCTGCCGCGGCCACGTTTCGTACCCGCGGCGGAGACGCTCGCACTCGCGCCGGGCCTGCGGCGGCACGGATTGCGCGGCGGGCTGCTCGGGTTCGACGGCGCTTTGGTCGACGACGCCCGCCTGGTCGTCACGATCGCCCGGACGGCCGCGTCCTACGGCGCGCGCGTGCTGACCAAGGTGCGCGCGGTCGAGGTGACCGGCGACCGGGTGGTCGCCCGCGACGAACTTTCGGGGCGCACACTGGAGATCTCGGCACGCCAGGTCGTCAACGCGGCAGGCGTGTGGGCCGGGTCGGTGGTGCCGTCGGTGCGGCTGCGACCGTCGCTCGGCTCGCATCTGGTGCTCGCGACGGACACGGTCGGCCTCGGCCTGGCATCGGTGAACGTCGCGGTCCCCGGTGAGACGAACCGCTTCGTGTTCCTCCTGCCGCAACCCGGCGGTCGCGTCTACTTGGGACTCACGGACGAACCGTTGCACGGCGATGTCCCTGACGTGCCAACGGTTCCCGAGTCCGATGTGGACTTCCTGCTCGGCGTCGCCTCATCGGTGCTGGCGCGGACGCTCACCCGCGAGGACGTGATCGGCTCGTACGCCGGACTCCGCCCGCTCGTCGACATTCCCGGCACCAGCGGCCGCAGCGCGGACCTCTCCCGCAAGCACGCGGTCGCGACCTCGTCCGACGGGGTGGTGACGGTCGTCGGCGGCAAGCTGACGACGTACCGCAAGATGGCGCAGGACGGCGTCGACGCCGCGATCGCGCACGCCGGGCTGCACGCGGGCCCGTCGATCACCTCACACCTGCCGATGATCGGCGCCGCCGACCGCTCCACACTGTCCACTTTGGACGCCCCAGAGCGGCTGGTCGCGCGGTACGGCACCGAAGCACCCCGCATCGCCGCGCTCGGCGAGGTCGACCAGTCGCTCGGCGAGGAACTCCGCACGGGCGTCACGGCGGCCGAGGTCGTCTGGGCCGTCCGGCACGAGGGCGCGCTCGACGCCGACGACGTACTCGCCCGCCGCACCCGCCTCGCGCTGGTCCCCGCCGACGCCGACGCCGTCCGCGCCCGCGTCGAAGAACTGGTCACCAAGGCACTCGCCGGACTCTGAGGTCGTGAGTGGTACGGCCGGTTCTAACCGGCCAAAACACTCACGACCCCTGGTCGTTCGTGATGGGCGGGTGCGTTTTGCGCTTAGGCCAGGCAAAGGGCCCTCACCCGTATATCCGGGTGAGGGCCTCCCTGCCCCAGGGCACTGGGTGAGGGAGGCCCTGACCCAATGCCGCCCACCCATCCAGCTCGGACGACGCCTCCGAGACCAGGGTCGTGAGCGTTGCGGGCGGTTAGAACCGCCCGCAACGCTCACGACCCCAAGCAGGAGACCCGCCAGAAGCTATGGGTCCGCCGGGCTCGCGCGAACCCGAGGTCTGGGTCGTGAGTGGTGCGGCCGGTTCTAACCGGCCAGAACACTCACGACCCCGGGTGGCGTTGGCGAGCTTGACGTTGTATTGGGTTTTTGCAACAGTTGGTTGCATGAGCCCGGTAAAACGCGGCAAAGAACTGCCGATCCACAACCGGCTCCAAGTACTCCGAGCAGAGCGGGGACTGAGCCGCGCGGCGCTGGCCGAGGCGGTCGAGGTGAACCCGCAGACGATCGGCGCGCTGGAGCGCGGTGATCACTATCCGAGCCTGGACCTGGCGTTCCGGCTGTGCTCGGTGTTCGACCTGCCGGTGGAGGCGGTGTTCAGCAGGGAGCCGTTCACCCCGCTGTCGACGCAGGTCTATCGAGAGGGCGGCGCATGACCGCGATGCGCGTCGGGATGTTCCCCGATCGGGTGTTCTTCTGGTTTTGGTCCGGCGGTGGCCTGCTCGCCGGTGTGCCGTACTCCCCGCTTCGCATACTGAAGGGCATCGTGATCTCCGAGGACCCCGATGCGGGCTCGCGCGGGGCGTTGATGATGATGACGTCGCCGACACTGCCGGACGATGATCAGGAAGACTTCGCCGAGGGGACGACGCCATGACCACCAGGCTCGAGCTACGGGCGGTCTCGAAGCGCTATGGCAAGGTCACCGCGCTCGACGAGGTCACCTTCGACGTGCGCGGCGGTGAGCTGTTCGGGTTCGTCGGGAGCAACGGCGCAGGCAAGACCACGACCATGCGGATCGCGCTCGGCGTGCTGGCGGCCGACAGCGGCGACGTCTGGTTCGACGATCTGCCGATCACGCACGAGACGCGCACCCGCATCGGCTACATGCCGGAGGAGCGTGGGCTCTATCCGAAGATGAAGGTGCTCGACCACCTCGTCTTCCTCGCCGAGCTGCACGGGATGGGGACCAACGAGGCGCATCGCAGCGCCGAGAACTGGATCGCCAGGCTCGGGCTGGCCGAGCGACGCAAGGACGAGATCCAGAAACTCAGCCTCGGCAACCAGCAGCGCGTCCAGCTGGCCGCCGCTCTGGTGCATGATCCGGCGGTGCTGGTGCTCGACGAGCCGTTCTCCGGGCTGGACCCGATCGCGGTCGACGTGATGAGCGAAGTGTTGCGGCAGAAGGCTTCCGAGGGTGTGCCGGTGGTGTTCTCCAGCCACCAGCTGGACCTGGTCGAGCGGCTGTGCGACCGGGTCGGGATCATCAAGGACGGGCGGATGGTCGCCACCGGCACGGTCGGCGAGCTCACCGCGCACGCGAACACCAAGCTCGTCGTCGGCGCGGTCCGCGGCTGGGCGGCCGGGCTGGCCGGGGTGCGCGTGCTGGAGGAGAACGGCACGCGCACGGTGGTCGAGCTCGACGCCGGCGTCGACGACCAGGCGGTGCTGGCGGCGGCGCTGAGCGCCGGGCCGGTGACGGAGTTCAGCCGTAGCCGTCGGTCGCTCACGGATCTGTTCAGGGACGCGGTCACGACAGGGGCGAAGGCATGAGCACGGTCACGCCGCAGCGGGCGGTCTGGCTGATCGCCAGGCGGGAGATCAACACCCGGCTGCGGACCCGGTCGTTCGTCGCGGGCACCGCGGCGCTGCTGGTGGCGATGCTCGGGTTCCTGGCCGTGCAGGCCTGGCTCAGCGACTCGGCAGGCAAGAACACGGTCGGTCTCACCGGCCAGACCACCGGCGTCAGCGAGCAGCTCACCGCGCTCGGCGAGCAGGCCGGGCTGAAGATCGTCACCAGGCAGTTCCCGACGGCGGACGAAGGCAAGGCGCAGGTCGAAAGCGGCGACGTGGACGCGCTGCTGTCCGGCACCGCCGCCGAGCTGCGGGTGCTCGTCAAGTCCACTTTGGACGACAAACTGCGCGCGGTGCTGGACCGCATCTCCCAGCAGGAGGTGCTTAACGGCAAGCTGTCCGAGGCAGGCCTCGATCCCAGTCAGGTGCTGGCTTCGGTCGCGGCCACGCGCGTGGCCGTGACCGAGCTCAAGCCCGCCGACCCGGACCGTTCGCAGCGGCTCGCGATCGGCGCGATCGTCGCGATCCTGTTGTACATCACGCTGTTCACCTACGGCGTGATGGTCGCGCAGGGCGTGGTCGAGGAGAAGGCCAGCCGGGTGGTGGAGATCCTGCTGTCGACGGTGCGGCCGTGGCATCTGCTGCTGGGCAAGGTGATCGGGCTCGGCCTCGTCGGGCTCGCCCAGCTGGTCATCCTCGCCGGGGTCGGGGTGATCGGCGGGTTCGCGACCGGGGTGCTCACCCTGTCCGGGGTCGCCACGGGCGCGCTGATCTGGGGCGTGGTCTGGTACCTGCTCGGTTTCCTGTTGTACGCCACGCTTTACGGCGCCGCGGGTTCGCTCGTGTCACGCCAGGAGGACACCCAGTCCGTGATCGGGCCGGTGAACATCGTGCTCATCATGGGGTTCGTCGTGGGGATCAACCTGATGACCTCGGCGCCGGACGGGCAGGCCGTCAAGATCGCCTCGCTGGTCCCGTTCCTCGCGCCGATCCTGATGCCGGGCCGGATCGCCGCGGGCACGGCCGCGCTTTGGGAGATCGCCGCGTCGCTCACGCTGACGCTGCTCGCCGTCGCGCTGCTCACCTGGCTGGGCGCGAAGATCTACCAGAACTCGATCCTGCGCACCGGCAGCCGGGTGAAACTGCGGGACGCGCTCAAGACCCGGTGATCTCGCCGTAGCGTTCGAGTGCCACCTGGCGCTCATGGGCATGGTCGACCATGGGCGCCGGGTAGTTCTCGTTTTCGGGGATATAGCGGCGACCGTAGTCGCCGTTGGGGTCGAACTTCTTGCCCTGCGTCGTCGGGTTGAAGACGCGGAAGTACGGCGCCGCGTCCGAGCCGGAGCCCGCGACCCACTGCCAGTTGAGCTGGTTGGACGCGAGGTCGCCGTCGACCAGATGCCGCATGAAATGCCGGGCGCCCCACTGCCAGGGCAGGTGCAGGTCCTTGACGAGGAAGCTCGCGACGATCATCCGGACCCGGTTGTGCATCCAGCCCTCGGCGAGCAGCTGCCGCATGCCCGCGTCGACGATCGGGAAGCCGGTCTTTCCCTGGCACCACAGCTCGAACGCGGCCTTGTCATCCTCGTGGCGCATCGAGTCGAAGCGCTTGTCGAGATTCCAGCGCGCGGCTTTCGGGTTGTGCCACAACACATCCGCGTGGAAATCACGCCAGGCGATCTCACCGCGCAGTGTCTCGTCTTCGAGGTCTTTGAGCAGGGTGCGCGGGTGGACGCAACCCCAGCGCAGATAGGGCGAGATCTTGGTGGTGCCAGGGAGATCCGGCCGGTCGCGGCCGTCGGCGTAGTTCACCCCGGAATCGAGGAAAGCCCGCCAGAGCTTGAGTGCCGCTTTCTCGCCCGGTTCGGGCAACACCATTTTGCCGACCGAAGGCGCTTTGGAGATCTTGAGCGACTTCTTCGGCTCGATCCAGTCCACTTTGGTTTTCTTGGCCGGGTTGGGCCAGGAATGACGCACCCAGGCGCGGTAGAACGGCGTGTACACCTTGTACGGATCGCCGTCGGCCTTGGTGATCCGGCCCGGCGTGATCGCGTACGGCGATCCCGTCTCGACCCAGTCGATTCCGTGCTCCGCCAACGCTTTCGCGACTTCGGCGTCACGCTTGCGGCCGTAGGGGGCACAATCGGTGCTGACGTGCACCTCGGTCGCACCGACGGACTGCGCGGCCTTGAGCACTTCGGCCTTCGGGTCACCCTTGACGATCTGCAACCGGCCGCCGAGCTGCTCGTCGAGCGCTTCGAGGCAGCCGTACATGAAGGCCAGCCGAGGTTTTCCGGATGGTTTGAGCAGCGCCTCGTCGAGCACGTACAGCGCGAGCACTTCGCCTTGGGCGGCCGCGGCGCAGAGCGCGGGATGATCGGCGAGGCGTAGATCGCGGCGGAACCAGAGCACGGCGGGCATCCGTGAACGGTACCCGCACAGCACAAAGCCCGCTCGACTCCGCCCTGCGGACGGGGATAAAGCGGGCTTTACACCGCGCGATAAAGCCCGCTTTACTCCCGGGAGTAAAGCGGGCTTTATCGCGGCTAGCGCTCCGAAATGCCGGTGTAGTCCCGGGCCTTCTCACCGGTGTAGATCTGGCGCGGGCGGCCGATCTTGTTCGCCGGGTCGTTGATCATCTCGCGCCAGTGCGCGATCCAGCCGGGGAGACGGCCCAGCGCGAACAGCACCGTGAAGTACTTCGTCGGGAAGCCGAGCGCCCGGTAGATCAGGCCGGTGTAGAAGTCGACGTTCGGGTACAGCTTCCGCTCGACGAAGTAGTCGTCGTGCAGCGCCGTCTCTTCGAGCTTCTTGGCGATGTCGAGCAGCTGGTCGCCGCCCTTGAGCTTCGACAGGATCTCGTCGGCGGTGTTCTTGATGATCTTCGCGCGCGGGTCGTAGTTCTTGTAGACCCGGTGCCCGAAGCCCATCAGCTTCACGCCTTGTTCCTTGTTCTTCACGCGGTTGACGAAGTTCTCGACGTCACCGCCGTCGGCCTTGATGCCCTCGAGCATGTCGAGCACGGCCGAGTTGGCGCCACCGTGCAGCGGGCCGAACAGCGCGTTGATGCCCGCCGAAACACTGGCGAACAGGTTCGCCTCGGACGAGCCGACCAGGCGCACGGTCGAGGTGGAGCAGTTCTGCTCGTGGTCGGCGTGCAGGATGAACAGCAGGTCGAGCGCCTTGGCGACCTCGGGGTCGACGTCGTAGGGCTCGGCGGGCAGCCCGAAGGTCATCCGCAGGAAGTTCTCGACCAGGCCGAGCGAGTTGTCCGGGTAGAGGAACGGCTGGCCGATCGACTTCTTGTAGGCGTACGCCGCCAGCGTCGGGACCTTCGCCAGCAGGCGGATGGTCGACAGCTCGACGTTGGGTTCGTCGAACGGGTTCAGCGAGTCCTGGTAGAAGGTCGACAGCGCCGAGACCGCGCTCGACAGCACCGGCATCGGGTGCGCGTCGCGCGGGAAGCCGCCGAAGAAGGCCTTGAGGTCTTCGTGCAGCAGGGTGTGCCGCTGGATCTTCTCGGTGAACTCGGTCAGCTGAGCCTGTGTCGGCAGCTCGCCGTAGATCAGCAGGTACGAGACCTCGATGAAGGTCGACTTCTGCGCCAGCTGTTCGATCGGGTACCCGCGGTAGCGGAGGATGCCCGCGTCACCGTCGATGTAAGTGATCGCCGAAGACGCCGCACCGGTGTTGACGAAGCCGGGGTCCAGGGTGATGTACCCGGTCGACGCCAGCAACTTGCCCAGCTCGATCCCGGGCGCGCCCTCGACCGGGTGGACCACCTTGAGCTCGTGTTCGCCGCTCGGCAGCCTTAGCGCGACGGTCTCGCCGCCGGACTGCCCCGCAGTCGTCGCGTCGGACATGCAAGTCCCTCTCACGATTGTCTGATGTATCCCTCCACGCTAGTCGAGGAAGGGGTCACCGCGCAGCGGCTGGGTTGGCCAGAGCAGGCGCTTTGGGACAAGGTTCACACAGCCGACACCATTTCTTCGGCCGTCGGCGGTTCCGCGCCACTGCGGGAAACCGTGATCGACGCCGCTTTCGCCGCGAAAGCGAGTGCCGCACGCCACATTTCCGCGTCCATTCGCGTCAGCTCGCGGATTCGGTGCTCGTGCAGATATGTGAGCAACGCCCCTTGGACAGTGTCACCTGCCCCGATCGTGTCGACCACCTCGACCCGCTCGGACGGGACCTCGGCGAGCACCCCCTGGCCGGTGATCACGGCCAGCCCGTCGGCTCCCCTGGTCAGCACGACGGCGTCCACCCCGGCCGCGACCCACTCCTTGGCGGCCTCGACCGCGTCCTTGCCGTCGGCGAGCCACTCGGCGTCGTCGTCGGACAGCTTCAGCAGCCGCACGTAGGGCAGCCAGGACGCGAACCGCGTGCGGTAGGCGTCCGGGTCGCGGATCAGCGCGGCACGGATGTTCGGGTCGAGCGCGGTCAGCACGCCGCGGGCGGACTCGCGGCGCAGCATCGTCTCGTACACGCTCGCGCCGGGCTCCAGGACCATGCCGAGGGTGCCGAGGCACAGCATGGTGGCGTCTTCGAGCGGGCCGGGGTCGGCGACGAGCCGGTCCGCGGTGCCTTCGGTGTAGAAGGTGTAGTGCGCGGAGCCCTTTTCGTCGAGCGCGACCACGGCGAGCGTCGTCGGCTCGGCGCCGCGCTGCACCAGGTCGGTGTCCACACCGGACTCGTGCAGGCGCTTGAGCAGCGCTTGTCCGAACCTGTCATCGGACACCCGGCTCAAAAACGCCGACGGCGCGCCGAGCCTGGCCGCGGCCAAAGCGACGTTGTATGGACCACCGCCCAGCCGGGGCAGCAGCGCGCGCAGCCCTCCGTCCACAGTGGAATCCAATGGGTCACCGGGAACGAGGTCGACGAGCGCCTCTCCACCTACGACAATCACGGCCGCGATGTTAGTCCGTCGAGCAGCAATTCGGACAGTGCGGTGAACGCTTCCGCGTCCGTGACACCGGTCCGCTGACCGACGACCCCGTTCTGGATGCCCTCGATGATCAGCCCGGCCATCTCGGCGATGAGCCGCGCGTGGACGTCACGGAAGATGCCGTCTTGGACACCCTTGGCGATGAACGACCGGATCCGGCTCGCGGCGGCGCGGCTGTTCATTTCATAAGTCGCACGCGCGGGCGGGAATTCCGCGATGTCCGCCATGAACGCGGCGGAGGCCCGTTTGAGGTATTCCGAAACCCCGGCGAAGTACTCGCCGATGATTTCGCGGGCGTCTTCCAACGGCGCGATCCTGGCCTCGATCTGCTCGGCCGCGCCCTTGAAAAAGTGGGCGACGACCTTCACCGCCAGCTGCTCTTTGGACGGCGCGAGCGCGTAGAGGGTCGACTTCGAGCAGCGGAGCTTGCCCGCGAGGTCATCTAGGGTGAACTGGGCGAACCCCTCGGCGAGGAACAGGTCCTCGAGCTCACTCAGAAGTGCCCGCTGCCGGGCTGTCGGCTGTCGTGCCATCGGATCACTATCCCTTACCCGGCCCAGACGCTTACTGTACTCTGAACGGACCCACAGTACTGTTTTCGGTACTCCTGCCCGCCGGAGGAAACGATGCCAGCCGAACGCCTGCTCCCCACGACCGAAGCGCAGGACCTCGTCGCGCTGGCCGCGGACATCGCGCGGGCCGAGCTGGCGCCGATCGCGTCCGAGTACGAGAAGGCCGAGCGGTTCCCCCGCGAGCAGTTCCGGCTGCTCGGCAAGTCGGGCCTGCTGGGGCTCCCGTACTCCGCGGACTGGGGCGGCGGCGAGGTCTCCTACGAGGTCTACCTGCAGGTTCTCGAGGAGATCGCGGCCGCGTGGATGTCCGTCGGCGTCGGCCTGTCCGTGCACACGATGTCCTGCTACGCGCTCGCCCACCACGGCACGGACGAGCAGCGCGACCGCTGGCTCCCCCAGATGCTCGACGGCGACCTGCTCGGCGCGTACGCCCTGTCGGAGATGCACGCGGGCTCCGACGCGGCCGCGCTGTCCACCAAGGCGGTGCTCGACGGCTCCGACTACGTCATCAACGGCACCAAGGCCTGGATCACCCACGCCGGCGAGGCCGATTTCTACACGACCATGGTCAGGACCAGCGACAACGGCGGCCGCGGCATCTCCTGCCTGCTCGTTGACGGCCAGACGCCCGGCCTGTCCGCCGCCGAGCCCGAGCAGAAGATGGGACTGACCGCGTCGACCACCGCGCAGCTCCGTTTCGAGGACGCGCGCGTGGCGTCGAACCGACTTATTGGCAACGAAGGTGACGGACTGAAGCTCGCGTTGTCCTCGCTCAGTTCGGGCAGGCTGGGCATCGCGGCGTGCGCCGTCGGCCTCGCGCAGGCCGCGCTGGACGAGTCCGTCGAATACGCCAAGGGCCGCACCCAATTCGGCCGCCCGATCATCGAATTCCAGGGCTTGGAGTTCCTGCTCGCCGATATGGCCGCGACGGTCGAATCATCCCGCGCGATGTATTTGGACGCGGCCCGCCGCCGCGACCGCGGAATGCCGTTCCAGCGCCAGGCCTCGATCGCGAAACTGGTCGCGACGGACGGCGCGATGAAGGTGACCACGGACGCGGTGCAGGTGCTCGGCGGCGCGGGCTACACCAAGGACTTCCCGGTCGAGCGCTACATGCGCGAGGCGAAGGTCCCGCAGATCTTCGAAGGCACGAACCAGATCCAGCGCCTGGTCATCGCGCGCGAACTCAAGAACTCCTGACCCACGGGGTCGTGAGTGGTGCGGCCGGTTCTATTGGGCGGAAACCCAAACGTGGCGTGATGGGCGTGAGTGCGACTTGCTGAGAATCAGCGGCCGCAGGTCTGACGGAGTTGCTTGGGGGACACCTGACGGCCCACAAGCAACTCCGTCGGCCCATGCTCGCCGACTCCTCGGCCACGCCACCTCGGACCTACCGCTCAAATAGCCCACAACGCTCACGACCCCAAGTCCCACAAGTCAAGCACGTTGACTGAGGAGAATTTGAGACGTTGAACGACCCATTTCGCACTCAGTCAACCTGCTTGACCTTTGCAGCAAAGAACCGTCGGCAACACTCACGACCCCGATGACCTGAAGTGGCCTAGGCCTCGGGTAGAATGGGTGGCGACAGTTCCGGATCGTGCGACAATGCCGGTGACGTGAGGAGACGTAGTGACGGCCCTTCCCGAACCGCAGCAGCATCCGTGGCTGGCAATGCCGGATCACCTGCTGACGATCGAGGAGTACTCGGCGCTCGGCGAGCCCGATTCCGGCTTTTCGGAACTTGTGGAAGGTCGCCTTTTGATGTCGCCAAGTCCCCGGCCTAGACATAACAACGCGATGGGGAAACTGTATGTGCAGATCTTGCCGCAGCTTCCACCACACCTCACGGCCATCCAAGACATCGATGTCGATCTCGAGCTGGTCCCGACGACCGATCCCGGGTTCTCCAGGCGCCCGGATCTCGTTGTCGTGGAAAGGGAAGCGTTCGCGAAGGCCGACGAAGAAGACCGCATGCTCAGGGCTGCCGAAGTGGTCGTCGTCATCGAGATCGTGTCGCCCGGTTCGCAACGCACGGACCACGTGACCAAGCACGGCGAATACGCGGACGCGGGAATTCCGTTTTACTGGATCGTCGACATCACCGACCCGTTCTCGCTGATCGCGTGTCACCAGGCCGGAGAACTCGGCTACCAAGACGCCCCGGCGGCGACCGGCACCTTCGTCACGAGTGAACCGTTCCCGCTGAAGATCGATCTCGACGGCCTCCGGTCCTGACCATGAGTGGTGCCACCGGTTTCCGTCCGGTGACACCACCCACGAGCATCAGATGATCTTGAAGGAGTTCGTGCGGTCGTTCATCCAGCCGACGTAGCTGGACGACTGGGTGACGGTCAGGCTCGGCGCGGCGCACCCGTCACCGTCGAAGAGGATGACCGTGCGGTTCGTCCTGACCGACGAAACCCTGTTCTTCATGTACGGCTCGAGTGTCACGCACTCGCCGACCTCGGCGGAGGTGGAGAGCCCACCGGCGCTCCAGTCGAAGTTCGCGTTGTCGAACAGGTCGACCGTGCCGCGGGCGGCGTGCGCGGGCCCGGCGGCGCCGAGCAGTAGGAACGCGGTGGCCGCGGTGCCGAGCAGAATCTTCTTGAGCATGGCGATTTCACCCTTTCGAGTCCCCCAGAAACCCGCTCCAGTGCGGGCTTCCGGGAAACTACGTCCGGGCCGGATCAGCCTGCAAGCATTTCACGCCTGCGTTAAATCAGGACTCCTGGTAACGGCGCTCGGCGACCACGCCCTCACCCTTCGCTTCGTCGAACGTGTAAACCTCGCGGCCGCGCACGAAAACGCGCATCGCGCGGTTCATCACGTCCAGCGGGTCGCCGGACCAGATCGCGATGTCCGCGTCGAGGCCCGGCTTCAAGGCGCCGACGCGGTCGTCCAGGCCGAGCATTTCCGCCGGGTTGACGGTGATCGAGCGCAACGCCGTCTCCGGGTCGAGGCCGTCCTTCACCGCCAAAGCCGCTTGGTACACAAGGAAGTTGATCGGCACCACCGGGTGATCGGTGGTGATCGCCAGCTTCACGCCCGCCCGCGCGAGGATGCCCGCTGAGCGCATATTGCGGTTACGCAGTTCGACCTTCGCGCGGGTGGTGAACAGGGGGCCGAGGATCACCGGGACGCCGCGCTCGGCGAGCAGGTCGGCGATCAGATGTCCTTCGGTGCCGTGGTTGATCACCAGTTTGTAGCCGAACTCTTCGGCCAGGCGGATCGCGGTGACCATGTCGTCCGCGCGGTGGACGTGCTGGTCCCAGTACAGCTCGCCGTCGAGCACCTTCGCGAGTGTCTCGTGGGTGAGGTCGACGTCGAACGGCTTGCCTTCGGTGCGCGCGTGTTCGCGCTGGGCGGCGTAGTTGCGGGCCTTGGTGAAGGCCTCGCGGATCACCGCGGCGACGCCGAGGCGGGTCGACGGGGTCTTGCCCTTGTCGCCGTAGACGCGTTTCGGGTTCTCGCCGAGCGCGCTCTTGACGCTGACGTGCTCCGCGAAGACCACGTCGAACATGCTGCGGCCCCAGGTCTTGACGCCGATCGTCTGGCCGCCGACCGGGTTGCCGGAGCCCGGCTTGATGACGACGCTGGTGATGCCGCCCGCGAG encodes:
- a CDS encoding Uma2 family endonuclease, yielding MTALPEPQQHPWLAMPDHLLTIEEYSALGEPDSGFSELVEGRLLMSPSPRPRHNNAMGKLYVQILPQLPPHLTAIQDIDVDLELVPTTDPGFSRRPDLVVVEREAFAKADEEDRMLRAAEVVVVIEIVSPGSQRTDHVTKHGEYADAGIPFYWIVDITDPFSLIACHQAGELGYQDAPAATGTFVTSEPFPLKIDLDGLRS
- a CDS encoding amidohydrolase is translated as MAEAIVGGYVVPVDGDPIDGGTVLIEDGKIIAVGTASDVDIPDDAELIDVAGCWVLPGFIDAHAHLGVHEEGEGWSGNDTNEMTDPIGARFRALDGIDPYEIGFDDALAGGITSVVIKPGSGNPVGGQTIGVKTWGRSMFDVVFAEHVSVKSALGENPKRVYGDKGKTPSTRLGVAAVIREAFTKARNYAAQREHARTEGKPFDVDLTHETLAKVLDGELYWDQHVHRADDMVTAIRLAEEFGYKLVINHGTEGHLIADLLAERGVPVILGPLFTTRAKVELRNRNMRSAGILARAGVKLAITTDHPVVPINFLVYQAALAVKDGLDPETALRSITVNPAEMLGLDDRVGALKPGLDADIAIWSGDPLDVMNRAMRVFVRGREVYTFDEAKGEGVVAERRYQES